GCTGGCGTTGGTCGGATCGCGGGTGCCGGCGTCGCTCAAATTGTTTCTGACGACGGTTGCGATCGTCGACGATATTGGCGCGGTGGCGATCATCGCGCTCGCTTATACCGGCGGGCTGAAGCCGGTCGCCCTCGCCGCGGCCGCCGTCATCCTCGTCCTGCTGTTCTGGCTCAATCGGCGCGGCGTGCGGGCGCTGTGGCCCTATATGCTGCTGGCGGCTCTGCTGTGGATCGCGGTGCTGCAATCGGGCGTCCACGCGACCGTGGCGGGCGTGCTCGCCGCCCTGTTCGTGCCGCTCGGCGATGGCGATCATGGCCCGCTCGCGCGCCTCGAACATGGCCTGTCGCCCTGGGTGCGCTACGCAATCCTGCCGATCTTCGGATTCGCCAATGCCGGCGTGGCCTTGGGCGAAGCGCCGTTCTGGGCGCCGCTGCCCCTCGCCGTCGCGGCCGGATTGTTCGTGGGCAAGCAGATCGGCGTGTTCGGCGCGATGCGCGGCGCGGTGGCGATGGGATGGGCGGCGCGGCCCGAGGGCGCCTCCTGGGTGCAGCTCTATGGTGTGGCGCTGCTCGCCGGCATCGGCTTCACCATGAGTTTGTTCATCGGCGGCCTCGCCTTCGCCGATCCGCTGCTGGTCGAGGCGGTGAAGGTCGGCGTGCTGGCCGGATCGCTGCTGTCGGCGCTGGCCGGCTTCGCCCTGCTGCGCTGGGGTGCGCGATGACGCCGGGCTGGCCCGATCACCTCTTCGTGCTGATCGTGATGCTCGGCGCCTTCCCGTTCGGCGGCTGGATCGCCTATCGCCGATTCCTCGCGCGGGCCACACGCATCGGTGATCGCGCACTGGTCCAGGAATATCGCAACACCCTGCTGTGGCTGGCCGGCCTCGCCGTGGCGACCTGGCTGGTCTGGTGGATCGGCGGGCGCCCGCTCGCGGCGCTGTTCGCTACGCCGCCGCGGCTGCCGGACGGGCCGGACATCGCCCCGCCGATCGCGTTCGGTGCCGGCATCGGCCTGCTGGCCCGCCCCGTGCTGGCATGGCGGATACCGCGAATCGCCCAGGCCTTCCGCCGGCAGATCGCGCCGATCGCCGCCTTCCTGCCCCGCACGGGCGCACAACTGCGCTGGGGGCTGATCGTGTCGCTGGCGGCGGGGCTGTGCGAGGAGATCGGCTATCGCGGCTATCTGATGCCCTATCTCGGCGCCGCGCTGCCGCTATGGGGCATGATCGCGGGTGGCGCCCTGATCTTCGGCCTCGCCCATATCTATCAAGGCTGGGTGGGCACGCTGATGACGACGCTGATCGGCGCGGCGCTGGCCGGCCTGTATCTGGTCTGCGGATCCTTGTGGTGGCCGATCGCGCTGCACGCGGCGATCGATCTGTCGGCGATGGTCACCGCCTATGTCGTCCTACGGCTGCCCCGGACCAACGCACCCTAGACAGTCGGACGCTTCTCGAAGCCCGCGAAGATCTCGTCCGCCGCCGTCTCGACCAGCACGCCGGCGACGCGCGCGGCCGGCGATCCCAGCCGCGCCTGCGCCACGATCGCGTCGATCATCTCCGGCGCACCGCAGACCGTCGCCTCGACGCTGCCGTCGACGCGGTTGCGCACCCAGCCGGTGATGCCGATCCCGCGGGCCTGCCCGATCAGCCAGTCGCGATAGAAGACGCCCTGGACGCGGCCGGTGATGACAAGGCGGCGGCAGATCATGATGGCGATCTCCCGCCGCCGGTCCGGTCAGAGCTTCTCGGTGAGTTCCGGCACGATCTTGAACAGATCGCCGACGAGGCCGATGTCTGCCACCTGGAAGATCGGGGCGTCCTCGTCCTTGTTGATGGCGATGATGGTCTTGCTGTCCTTCATGCCGGCGAGATG
This genomic window from Sphingomonas abietis contains:
- the nhaA gene encoding Na+/H+ antiporter NhaA; protein product: MTSSPRFTLRERLSGEAGPGLVLMAAAGVALVVANSPLGPAYRHALHLPLGPLGLLHWINDGLMAVFFLFVGLEVKREVVAGDLSTPAARRLPVIAAVAGMVAPALVYLAVTKGDPALVRGWAIPSATDIAFAIGVLALVGSRVPASLKLFLTTVAIVDDIGAVAIIALAYTGGLKPVALAAAAVILVLLFWLNRRGVRALWPYMLLAALLWIAVLQSGVHATVAGVLAALFVPLGDGDHGPLARLEHGLSPWVRYAILPIFGFANAGVALGEAPFWAPLPLAVAAGLFVGKQIGVFGAMRGAVAMGWAARPEGASWVQLYGVALLAGIGFTMSLFIGGLAFADPLLVEAVKVGVLAGSLLSALAGFALLRWGAR
- a CDS encoding acylphosphatase yields the protein MICRRLVITGRVQGVFYRDWLIGQARGIGITGWVRNRVDGSVEATVCGAPEMIDAIVAQARLGSPAARVAGVLVETAADEIFAGFEKRPTV
- a CDS encoding CPBP family intramembrane glutamic endopeptidase, whose translation is MTPGWPDHLFVLIVMLGAFPFGGWIAYRRFLARATRIGDRALVQEYRNTLLWLAGLAVATWLVWWIGGRPLAALFATPPRLPDGPDIAPPIAFGAGIGLLARPVLAWRIPRIAQAFRRQIAPIAAFLPRTGAQLRWGLIVSLAAGLCEEIGYRGYLMPYLGAALPLWGMIAGGALIFGLAHIYQGWVGTLMTTLIGAALAGLYLVCGSLWWPIALHAAIDLSAMVTAYVVLRLPRTNAP